One Tamlana carrageenivorans genomic region harbors:
- a CDS encoding metal-dependent transcriptional regulator: protein MVTRSEENYLKAIYHLGKQGTVAVSTNAIAEKIESKASSVTDMIKKLAEKNLANYIKYQGVTLTESGRLAAALVIRKHRLWEVFLVEKLNFTWDEVHDVAEQLEHIKSPKLVNELDALLGYPTHDPHGDPIPDKDGHYTPLKSVNILEVEPGNKGVLARVIDSSDVFLKYLNKNNLALGDTIKVLDFEPFDHSLTIETSTKKMIISNAVAKNLFISQEL from the coding sequence ATGGTGACACGATCAGAAGAAAATTATTTAAAAGCCATTTACCATTTAGGTAAGCAAGGCACAGTGGCAGTAAGTACCAATGCTATTGCTGAAAAAATTGAATCTAAAGCCTCTTCGGTTACAGATATGATTAAAAAATTAGCCGAGAAAAACTTAGCTAATTATATAAAATATCAAGGAGTAACTTTAACCGAATCCGGACGCTTAGCAGCCGCTCTGGTTATTAGAAAACATCGCTTGTGGGAAGTGTTTTTAGTAGAAAAATTAAACTTTACCTGGGATGAAGTTCATGATGTTGCCGAGCAATTAGAGCATATTAAATCGCCAAAATTGGTGAACGAGTTGGATGCCTTATTGGGTTACCCAACCCACGATCCGCACGGCGATCCCATACCAGATAAAGATGGTCATTATACGCCTCTTAAATCTGTTAATATTTTAGAGGTTGAGCCTGGAAATAAAGGTGTTTTAGCTCGTGTTATCGATTCTTCGGATGTGTTTTTAAAATATTTGAATAAAAATAATTTGGCCTTAGGCGATACCATTAAAGTATTAGATTTTGAGCCTTTTGATCATTCTTTAACCATAGAAACATCAACCAAAAAAATGATCATTTCTAATGCTGTAGCTAAAAATTTATTTATAAGTCAGGAATTATGA
- a CDS encoding YraN family protein, with amino-acid sequence MAEHNKLGEKGEQAAMDYLLKKGYTILERNYRFGKSEVDLIAQINDTLAVIEVKTRSTTAFGNPQDFVKPKQIQRLVYAINHYVTKNNLDVEVRFDIMALVITGKTFQIEHLKDAFYHF; translated from the coding sequence ATGGCAGAACATAACAAACTTGGAGAAAAAGGCGAACAGGCCGCTATGGATTATCTTCTAAAAAAAGGATATACCATTTTAGAGCGCAATTATAGATTTGGAAAATCGGAAGTAGATCTTATTGCGCAAATTAATGATACACTTGCTGTAATTGAAGTTAAAACACGATCGACTACCGCATTTGGTAATCCTCAAGATTTTGTAAAACCCAAACAAATTCAGCGCTTGGTGTACGCGATTAATCATTATGTCACCAAAAACAATTTAGATGTTGAAGTACGTTTTGACATTATGGCTCTTGTTATCACGGGTAAAACCTTCCAGATTGAGCATTTAAAGGATGCTTTTTATCATTTTTAG
- a CDS encoding peroxiredoxin family protein, which translates to MLVNNKKRPLKHLICFLLFMPVLMFGQHSIKGTFTPAQDYNVALLYKVTPTISEYITSTEVNSEGKFGFLLDSTATKGVYRVVYAIPQEDFNFDVIYNGKEDIELKFNSETGVKFTKSAENKMLTSYQNSMSAVVHSISNYYASEKKDTTALKGIFKAQGQAQLSYEKAASGTLALHFIKANKPYIPTKALSAQNYIAKLKTHYFDYVDFTNPILQSSSFLEEKMLNYVFGMTSKDLNEIDNYKANIDVVYKAMAKAPNEVKRMLLLDLWQEMVDLKQEKTANYISDKYLHDIGLALEDRELVNALNAYKRVSLGNMAPDFELSVTENGKKINKKLSQLNVAKQYILVFWNSSCSHCLDEIPQLKTFANTLEKGEVKVVAVGLEADEEIEAWKKEIKKYPEFIHVLGSGKWGSKIGKTYGIVETPTYFILNAQKVIVNKPEDIDEVVAFFELDDE; encoded by the coding sequence ATGTTAGTTAATAACAAAAAACGCCCTTTAAAACATCTTATCTGCTTCTTACTGTTTATGCCTGTGCTTATGTTTGGGCAGCATAGCATAAAAGGCACCTTTACGCCGGCTCAAGATTATAACGTTGCTTTGTTGTATAAAGTGACGCCAACCATTTCAGAATATATTACAAGTACTGAAGTGAATAGTGAAGGTAAGTTTGGTTTTCTTTTAGATTCAACAGCAACTAAAGGTGTGTATCGCGTCGTGTATGCCATTCCTCAAGAAGATTTTAATTTCGATGTTATTTACAACGGAAAAGAAGATATTGAGTTGAAGTTTAACTCCGAAACTGGGGTGAAATTCACAAAATCTGCCGAGAATAAAATGTTAACATCTTATCAGAATAGCATGTCGGCTGTAGTACATAGTATTAGTAACTATTATGCCAGTGAGAAGAAAGATACCACTGCGCTCAAAGGGATTTTTAAAGCGCAAGGGCAGGCGCAATTAAGTTATGAAAAAGCAGCTTCTGGCACTTTAGCACTTCATTTTATAAAAGCCAATAAACCTTATATTCCAACCAAAGCCTTATCAGCTCAAAATTATATCGCGAAGCTTAAAACGCATTATTTTGATTATGTTGATTTTACCAATCCCATTCTTCAAAGCTCTTCCTTTTTAGAAGAAAAAATGCTGAATTATGTTTTTGGAATGACCTCTAAAGATTTGAATGAAATCGATAATTACAAAGCTAATATTGATGTGGTTTACAAAGCCATGGCAAAAGCCCCAAATGAAGTTAAGCGTATGCTATTACTAGATTTATGGCAAGAAATGGTCGATTTAAAACAAGAAAAAACAGCTAATTATATTTCTGATAAGTATTTGCATGATATAGGGTTAGCCTTAGAAGATCGCGAACTGGTAAATGCCCTAAACGCTTATAAAAGGGTTTCTCTTGGTAATATGGCTCCCGATTTTGAGCTTTCGGTGACGGAAAACGGCAAAAAAATCAACAAAAAATTAAGTCAGTTAAACGTTGCTAAACAGTACATTTTGGTGTTTTGGAACAGCTCTTGTTCACATTGTTTAGATGAAATTCCGCAGTTAAAAACCTTTGCAAATACTTTAGAAAAGGGGGAGGTAAAGGTGGTTGCAGTTGGTTTAGAAGCCGATGAAGAAATTGAAGCTTGGAAAAAAGAAATCAAAAAATATCCTGAATTTATACATGTTCTTGGTTCAGGAAAATGGGGCAGTAAAATTGGTAAAACCTATGGTATAGTTGAAACGCCAACCTATTTCATTTTAAATGCTCAAAAAGTAATCGTTAATAAACCAGAGGATATAGACGAAGTGGTGGCGTTCTTTGAATTGGATGATGAGTAA
- the mfd gene encoding transcription-repair coupling factor, translating into MSKSTLSEIYAQALQTQNLQHAIAQNESKIHVKGLVGSSLSFVISSVFKNANKPFLLIFDDKEEAAHYLNDLEQLCGSKDVLFYPGSYRRPYDIEETDNANVLLRAEVLNRINSQKKPAIIVTYPDALFEQVVTRKELERNTLKVGVNDNLSIDFVNEVLFEYKFKRVDFVTEPGEFSVRGGIVDVFSFSHDEPYRIEFFGDEVDTIRTFDVESQLSVEQIKKINIIPNVANKLMQESRQSFLKYIAQKTVIGIKNADLLFSRIDDFYEKAETAFKALSEDIKHSKPEALFCDSKLLKRQLLDFSIMEFGNSFVMATNSKPYTTITFEVSPQPSFNKQFNLLIDDLNSKHNQGYTNYIVCVSEQQARRFHDIFDDAEEEVAYKTVVLSLHQGFVDHDTKTVCYTDHQIFERYHKFQLKNGYAKKQAITLKELTNLDIGDYVTHIDHGIGRFGGLQKIDVEGKMQEAIKLVYGERDVLYLSIHSLHKITKFNGKDGKPPKIHKLGSTAWKTLKQKTKARVKHVAFNLIKLYAKRKTEKGFQYRPDSSMQHELEASFIYEDTPDQSTATADIKLDMESERPMDRLVCGDVGFGKTEVAIRAAFKAVDNGKQVAVLVPTTILAYQHSRTFKKRLRDFPVTVDYVNRFRTAKEKRETLEALEQGKVDIIIGTHQLVNKNVKFKDLGLLIVDEEQKFGVAVKEKLKAMKDNVDVLTLTATPIPRTLQFSLMAARDLSVITTPPPNRYPIESHVIRFAEETIRDAISYEIERGGQVFFIHNRIENIKEVAGMLQRLVPDAKIGVGHGQMEGKKLEELMLAFMDGAFDVLVSTTIIESGLDVSNANTIFINNANNFGLSDLHQMRGRVGRSNKKAFCYFITPDYSAMTEDARKRISALEQFTELGSGFNIAMKDLEIRGAGDLLGGEQSGFINDIGFDTYQKILNEAIEELKENEFKDLYDEPEEDKIYVKEVTIDTDFSLLFPDDYVNNIAERLNLYTQLNNLKSEDELHIFETQLVDRFGELPTQVVDLLNSVKIKWLATKIGFEKIVMKQGKLIGYFINDQQSRFYQSPGFTKVLQFVQTHPGVCKMKEKQTRQGLRLLLTFDKIKSVKQALEAIEPIVK; encoded by the coding sequence GTAGTAAAGATGTTTTGTTTTATCCAGGAAGTTATCGGCGACCTTATGATATTGAAGAAACCGATAATGCTAATGTCCTTTTGCGCGCTGAGGTTTTAAACCGAATCAACTCCCAAAAAAAGCCAGCCATTATTGTAACCTACCCAGACGCCCTTTTTGAGCAGGTAGTTACACGTAAGGAACTCGAGCGAAACACACTAAAAGTAGGGGTGAACGATAATTTATCTATTGATTTTGTTAACGAAGTGTTGTTTGAGTATAAGTTTAAACGGGTTGATTTTGTTACCGAACCGGGCGAGTTTTCGGTGCGTGGTGGTATTGTTGATGTTTTTTCTTTCTCGCATGACGAACCCTATCGTATTGAATTTTTTGGCGATGAGGTAGACACTATTCGTACCTTCGATGTGGAATCTCAATTATCGGTGGAGCAGATAAAAAAGATTAATATTATTCCCAATGTGGCGAATAAATTAATGCAGGAAAGCCGCCAAAGTTTCTTGAAATACATCGCTCAAAAAACCGTGATAGGGATAAAAAATGCCGATTTACTGTTTTCAAGAATTGATGATTTTTACGAAAAAGCCGAAACAGCTTTTAAAGCCCTTTCCGAAGATATAAAACACAGCAAGCCCGAGGCTTTATTCTGCGATTCAAAACTATTGAAACGTCAACTTTTAGATTTTTCAATCATGGAGTTTGGCAATTCATTTGTTATGGCCACGAATTCCAAACCCTATACTACCATAACGTTTGAAGTTTCCCCCCAACCTTCATTCAATAAGCAATTTAATTTGTTAATTGACGACCTAAACAGCAAACATAATCAGGGATATACCAATTATATTGTATGCGTTAGTGAACAGCAGGCTAGACGTTTTCATGATATTTTTGATGATGCCGAAGAAGAAGTAGCTTATAAAACTGTTGTGCTATCCTTGCATCAGGGTTTTGTAGATCATGATACGAAAACGGTATGCTACACCGATCATCAAATTTTTGAACGTTATCATAAATTTCAGCTTAAAAATGGTTACGCTAAAAAGCAGGCCATCACCTTAAAAGAACTTACAAATTTAGATATTGGCGATTATGTTACCCATATCGATCATGGTATAGGACGCTTTGGAGGGCTTCAAAAAATTGATGTAGAAGGCAAAATGCAGGAGGCTATTAAACTGGTTTATGGCGAGCGCGATGTGCTGTATTTAAGTATTCATTCCCTGCATAAAATCACCAAATTTAATGGTAAAGATGGCAAACCACCTAAAATTCACAAATTAGGTAGTACGGCCTGGAAAACTTTAAAGCAAAAAACGAAAGCGCGTGTTAAGCACGTTGCCTTCAATTTAATTAAACTCTACGCCAAACGTAAAACCGAAAAAGGTTTTCAATACCGTCCAGATAGTTCTATGCAACACGAGTTGGAGGCGTCTTTTATTTATGAAGATACCCCGGACCAAAGCACCGCTACTGCCGATATTAAATTAGATATGGAAAGCGAACGCCCTATGGATCGCTTAGTTTGTGGTGATGTAGGTTTTGGTAAAACCGAAGTAGCTATTCGTGCTGCATTTAAAGCTGTCGACAATGGTAAGCAAGTGGCCGTTTTAGTGCCTACAACCATTTTAGCCTATCAGCATTCCAGAACGTTTAAAAAGCGTTTGCGAGATTTTCCTGTTACAGTCGATTATGTGAATCGATTTAGAACCGCCAAAGAAAAACGCGAAACTCTCGAGGCTTTAGAGCAGGGTAAAGTAGATATCATTATTGGAACCCATCAACTGGTTAACAAAAATGTAAAATTTAAAGATTTAGGACTGCTCATTGTCGATGAAGAACAAAAATTTGGAGTGGCTGTCAAAGAAAAATTAAAGGCTATGAAGGATAATGTGGATGTGTTAACTCTTACCGCCACACCAATTCCTAGAACCCTTCAATTTAGTTTAATGGCGGCTAGAGATTTATCGGTGATTACCACACCTCCTCCAAACCGATACCCTATAGAAAGTCATGTGATTCGTTTTGCCGAAGAAACCATTCGAGATGCTATAAGTTACGAGATTGAGCGCGGCGGACAAGTTTTCTTCATTCATAACCGTATTGAAAATATTAAAGAAGTGGCGGGCATGCTTCAACGCTTGGTACCCGATGCTAAAATTGGCGTGGGCCACGGGCAAATGGAAGGTAAGAAGTTAGAAGAACTCATGCTGGCCTTTATGGATGGCGCTTTCGATGTGTTGGTAAGTACCACGATTATTGAAAGTGGGTTGGATGTATCTAACGCGAACACCATTTTTATTAATAATGCCAATAATTTTGGTTTAAGTGATTTGCACCAAATGCGTGGTCGTGTAGGTCGTAGCAACAAAAAAGCCTTCTGTTATTTTATAACGCCCGATTATTCGGCCATGACCGAAGATGCCAGAAAACGTATTTCGGCCCTAGAGCAGTTTACCGAATTAGGTAGTGGTTTTAATATCGCTATGAAAGATTTGGAAATTCGTGGAGCAGGCGATTTATTGGGTGGTGAACAAAGCGGATTTATTAATGATATTGGTTTTGATACCTATCAGAAAATTTTAAATGAAGCGATTGAAGAACTCAAAGAAAATGAGTTTAAAGATTTATATGATGAACCCGAAGAAGATAAAATCTACGTTAAAGAGGTAACTATCGATACCGATTTCTCGCTGCTTTTTCCCGATGATTACGTGAATAATATTGCTGAACGATTAAATTTATATACACAGCTAAATAATTTAAAATCAGAAGACGAATTGCATATCTTTGAGACACAATTAGTCGATCGTTTTGGCGAGTTACCCACTCAGGTTGTCGATTTGTTGAACAGCGTGAAAATCAAATGGCTGGCTACCAAAATTGGATTTGAAAAAATTGTGATGAAACAAGGCAAACTCATAGGGTATTTTATAAACGATCAACAAAGTAGATTCTATCAGAGTCCTGGATTTACCAAGGTTTTACAATTTGTTCAAACACATCCAGGTGTTTGTAAAATGAAAGAAAAACAAACACGTCAAGGTTTGCGTTTGTTGTTAACCTTCGATAAAATCAAAAGTGTAAAACAAGCATTAGAAGCCATCGAGCCCATTGTAAAATAA